In Zingiber officinale cultivar Zhangliang chromosome 1A, Zo_v1.1, whole genome shotgun sequence, a genomic segment contains:
- the LOC122006761 gene encoding uncharacterized protein LOC122006761: MNGEREENSSTPSSHTSGEPYVMADDSCGRSGNDGDEEEFEFAFVTKDPEAGPEITANELFSNGQIRTIYPVFGSGLLLEAPAVEEKTTKVRGTLRRLFIEEREEDSSRASSASSSLSSSAGVDELDGIPEGTYCVWAPAPSPSHSRRGKKSGSTGSSMWWRLRELFTGRSHSAGREKIVLLESAVAVAVAAAVVEEVTEGKEEKESERRAGGVRRCSAVTASSVPAGGGPRRCPM, encoded by the coding sequence atgAATGGAGAAAGGGAAGAGAATAGCAGCACGCCATCATCCCACACCTCCGGCGAGCCCTACGTCATGGCCGACGATTCTTGCGGCAGAAGCGGCAACGATGGCGACGAGGAGGAATTCGAATTTGCGTTCGTGACCAAAGACCCGGAGGCTGGGCCGGAAATCACGGCCAACGAGCTGTTTTCCAATGGTCAGATTCGGACCATCTATCCCGTCTTCGGCAGTGGTCTGCTCCTCGAGGCGCCGGCGGTGGAGGAAAAGACTACGAAGGTGCGTGGAACCCTCCGGAGGCTCTTCATCGAGGAGCGAGAGGAGGATTCAAGCAGGGCATCCTCTGCCTCCTCTTCGTTGTCCTCCTCTGCAGGAGTGGACGAGCTGGATGGAATCCCGGAGGGGACTTACTGCGTGTGGGCTCCGGCGCCATCACCCTCGCACTCGCGCAGGGGAAAGAAGAGCGGATCAACCGGATCCTCTATGTGGTGGCGACTCCGCGAGCTGTTCACCGGGCGGAGCCACAGTGCTGGTAGGGAGAAGATCGTGCTCCTGGAGTCGGCGGTGGCGGTAGCGGTGGCGGCGGCGGTGGTGGAGGAAGTTACGGAGGGAAAGGAGGAAAAGGAATCGGAACGGAGAGCCGGAGGAGTGCGGCGTTGCTCGGCAGTCACCGCTTCTTCCGTACCGGCCGGTGGTGGGCCGAGACGTTGCCCAATGTGA